A region from the Lolium perenne isolate Kyuss_39 chromosome 4, Kyuss_2.0, whole genome shotgun sequence genome encodes:
- the LOC127292920 gene encoding pentatricopeptide repeat-containing protein At3g04750, mitochondrial, translating to MMATAAAAATAARPWDPTVSLRLDHPALVLLERCRGGARPFKAILAHMLRLGLAFETFPMSRLLYFATVAFPQHTREGLLLFEHFTPRPNLYIYNLALAVLCPSQSRSVALYKSILASPAAPDERTFLALLRSVECPSVGKQVHAHVLLNGLHSRVYLRNSLTKMYLDAGDAGTAEAMFRCAPALDTVSCNIMLSGYAKGGFSVKALQLFRGMASRGIGVDQYAAVALLSCCGRLKNTLLGRSVHGAVLRRMGVADRGLILSNALLDMYAKCGEMNAAIRVFAEAWEKDDISWNTIISGFADAGMLGLARKFFFDAPCRDLISWNILLAGYARCREFAAVVELFNAMVASCIRPDMVTALTLISAAIGKGELNPGKSVHGWVVKEHGTQDAFLASALVDMYCKCGNVSLAYDVFEKALDKDVTLWTAMISGLAFHGHGTKALDLFWDMQKEGVAPNGVTLVAVLSACSHAGLLDEGCKIFDAMKQSFNTEPGIEHFGCMADLLARSGRLSDAVGLARTMPMKPSRSIWGSILSASSACQNTEVAEIASEELLRLEPAEEGGYVLLSNLYAAGGQWKYSDKVRETMDRRGVRKAAGASGLAINDATY from the coding sequence ATGATGgctaccgccgccgccgccgccaccgccgcgcgcCCCTGGGACCCGACCGTCTCGCTGCGCCTGGACCACCCGGCGCTGGTCCTCCTGGAGCGGTGCCGGGGCGGGGCGCGGCCGTTCAAGGCGATCCTCGCCCACATGCTCCGCCTCGGACTCGCCTTCGAGACCTTCCCCATGAGCCGGCTCCTCTACTTCGCCACCGTCGCCTTCCCGCAGCACACGCGCGAGGGCCTGCTCCTCTTCGAGCACTTCACGCCTCGCCCCAACCTCTACATCTACAACCTGGCGCTCGCGGTGCTCTGCCCCTCGCAGAGCCGCTCGGTGGCTCTCTACAAGTCCATCCTCGCGTCGCCGGCGGCCCCCGACGAGCGGACATTCCTGGCGCTGCTCAGGTCCGTGGAGTGCCCGTCGGTCGGGAAGCAGGTGCACGCTCACGTCCTCCTCAACGGCTTGCACTCGCGCGTGTACCTGCGGAACTCGCTCACCAAGATGTACCTGGACGCCGGCGACGCGGGGACGGCCGAGGCGATGTTCCGGTGTGCGCCGGCGCTGGACACGGTGTCCTGCAACATCATGCTGTCAGGGTACGCCAAGGGAGGGTTCAGCGTGAAGGCGCTGCAGCTTTTCCGTGGTATGGCCTCGAGGGGGATTGGCGTTGATCAGTATGCAGCTGTTGCTCTCCTCTCCTGCTGCGGACGTCTCAAGAACACGCTTCTTGGGAGGTCCGTTCATGGCGCGGTCCTGCGGAGGATGGGTGTAGCAGACAGGGGACTGATTTTGAGCAATGCCCTTCTAGACATGTATGCGAAATGTGGTGAGATGAACGCTGCCATCAGAGTCTTTGCTGAAGCTTGGGAGAAGGATGACATTTCGTGGAACACCATAATCTCAGGGTTCGCTGATGCTGGCATGTTGGGCCTTGCTAGGAAATTTTTCTTTGATGCACCTTGCAGGGATCTAATATCATGGAACATTCTTCTAGCTGGGTATGCTCGATGCAGGGAATTCGCTGCGGTGGTGGAGCTATTTAATGCCATGGTCGCCAGTTGCATAAGACCTGATATGGTTACTGCTCTTACTTTGATCTCTGCAGCTATAGGCAAAGGGGAATTGAATCCAGGAAAGAGTGTCCATGGTTGGGTGGTTAAAGAACATGGTACTCAAGATGCTTTCCTGGCTTCTGCTCTCGTAGACATGTATTGCAAATGTGGAAATGTTAGTTTAGCCTATGATGTGTTTGAGAAGGCCTTGGATAAAGATGTTACCTTGTGGACAGCGATGATATCGGGCCTTGCATTCCACGGCCATGGAACCAAAGCATTGGACCTGTTTTGGGATATGCAAAAGGAGGGTGTAGCACCTAATGGCGTGACATTGGTCGCTGTTCTGAGTGCATGCAGTCATGCTGGTCTGCTAGATGAAGGGTGTAAGATTTTTGATGCTATGAAACAAAGCTTCAACACTGAACCAGGAATAGAACACTTTGGCTGTATGGCTGATCTCCTTGCACGATCAGGTAGGCTGTCCGATGCAGTAGGACTGGCTAGGACTATGCCAATGAAACCAAGTCGCTCTATATGGGGTTCCATTTTAAGTGCAAGTTCAGCTTGTCAGAATACCGAAGTTGCAGAGATTGCTTCGGAAGAACTCCTTCGTCTTGAACCCGCTGAAGAGGGTGGGTATGTTTTGCTTTCTAACCTGTATGCTGCTGGTGGTCAATGGAAATACAGTGACAAAGTGAGGGAGACTATGGATAGAAGAGGCGTGAGAAAAGCAGCAGGTGCTAGTGGTTTGGCTATTAATGATGCCACCTATTAG